Proteins found in one Alicyclobacillus cycloheptanicus genomic segment:
- a CDS encoding glycosyltransferase family 2 protein — MPMVYDIFNTVYFIVQVLTGVVAIYQFAMSFFGFVHRREAITHPPQKQFALLIPAHNEERVIGPLIDSLAAQQYPRELFDIHLIADNCTDHTAEVARKHGAIVHERTDTEKRGKGFAIEWMLEQLKLSGETPDAIIMFDADNLVDPKFLSIMNDKLCRGHRVVQGYLGVKNPFDTWVSVSLAISYWYDNRMWQNARYNLGLPCALGGTGLCIDYALLQEMGWDATGLTEDLEFGVRCVARGIIPVWAHDAKVYDEKPLTILASFRQRLRWQQGHFNCAKQYMVPLAKGGIRERSMSKFDTAVYLFQPMRSLIVFLMSIMMFLVNFLIPMTGAPHPAQIIPPNVWVVISAVLFLEMPLALLLERVNWRAYFGLILAPIFLWTWGPVTLYAYFTRNNRRWYHTVHRRSIRLDQVHGR, encoded by the coding sequence ATGCCCATGGTATATGACATTTTCAACACGGTATATTTTATCGTTCAGGTCCTGACCGGCGTTGTGGCCATCTATCAGTTTGCCATGTCCTTCTTCGGGTTTGTGCACCGCAGGGAGGCCATTACGCATCCGCCGCAAAAGCAGTTTGCGCTGCTGATTCCGGCCCACAACGAAGAGCGTGTCATTGGACCGCTCATTGACAGCCTCGCGGCGCAGCAGTACCCGAGAGAACTGTTTGACATTCATTTAATCGCGGACAACTGTACGGACCATACGGCCGAGGTCGCCCGTAAGCACGGGGCCATCGTCCACGAACGGACGGACACAGAAAAGCGGGGCAAAGGCTTCGCCATCGAGTGGATGCTCGAACAGTTGAAGCTGTCCGGTGAGACCCCGGACGCAATCATCATGTTCGATGCTGACAACCTGGTGGACCCGAAGTTCTTGTCCATCATGAACGACAAACTGTGCCGCGGTCATCGCGTCGTGCAGGGCTATCTTGGCGTCAAGAACCCGTTTGACACCTGGGTGAGTGTGTCCCTGGCCATTTCCTATTGGTACGACAACCGGATGTGGCAAAACGCTCGTTACAACCTTGGACTGCCCTGCGCGCTTGGGGGCACGGGACTTTGTATTGACTACGCGCTGCTGCAGGAAATGGGCTGGGACGCGACCGGACTGACCGAAGACCTGGAGTTCGGCGTGCGCTGCGTCGCGCGCGGCATCATCCCCGTGTGGGCCCACGATGCCAAGGTCTACGACGAGAAGCCATTGACCATTCTGGCCTCCTTCCGCCAGCGGCTGCGGTGGCAGCAAGGTCACTTTAACTGCGCCAAGCAATACATGGTTCCGCTGGCCAAGGGCGGCATCCGGGAGCGCAGCATGAGCAAATTCGATACCGCGGTTTACCTGTTCCAGCCGATGCGGTCCCTGATTGTGTTCCTGATGTCCATCATGATGTTCTTGGTCAACTTCCTGATTCCAATGACGGGCGCCCCGCATCCCGCGCAAATCATCCCGCCGAACGTGTGGGTGGTCATTTCCGCCGTCCTGTTCTTGGAAATGCCGCTCGCGCTGCTGCTCGAGCGCGTGAACTGGCGCGCGTACTTCGGGCTGATTTTAGCGCCCATTTTCTTGTGGACATGGGGCCCCGTCACCCTCTACGCGTACTTCACCCGCAACAACCGTCGCTGGTACCATACCGTCCACCGACGCTCGATTCGACTCGACCAGGTCCACGGACGCTAA
- a CDS encoding O-antigen ligase family protein encodes MTVLRGRDPAADTRMLRFATQAANGCMYILAGFPIVNYILGNLFASSIGQIWDRIVLVILALAAYIRYRHGIRPRGFRWFRFAGWYILYCVGLLLVGALTNTSIAFDGFSMDVEYIVFGLLIPFVVEPERSPKLLYAIVATSILLGIDGVFQYITKVPVPNSWSDVGEHVRTRVFSVFGSPAEFGANMEMAIPMLFALLMLDKHRVRRWFYAMGGACCLCSLLFTYNRGAWLGLCVGLLFIAVVYERRLLLVLVIVGAVLFFVPPIHQRVMDLFSPVYAIKSAQGGRLVRWESAFEAMTPAPLFGAGLGQFGGAIAAAHNLSLYSDSYFAKVLGESGLVGLVLFCSMHIAMVWEIMQTVVRPARGYDRIVALAGLAGIVAILAHSFVENLYEYAPTVLLYYMMAGLLLLWGRMLDNPDTHNPPAVGAQSTAD; translated from the coding sequence GTGACCGTGCTTCGTGGCCGGGACCCTGCGGCGGACACCCGCATGCTTCGGTTCGCCACGCAGGCCGCCAACGGGTGTATGTACATCCTGGCTGGCTTCCCAATCGTCAATTACATACTTGGAAATCTTTTCGCTTCTTCCATCGGTCAGATTTGGGATAGAATTGTACTGGTGATTCTGGCGCTTGCCGCGTACATTCGCTACCGCCATGGCATTCGCCCGCGAGGCTTTCGCTGGTTCCGATTCGCTGGCTGGTATATTCTATATTGTGTCGGACTCCTGCTTGTCGGGGCCCTCACAAATACAAGCATTGCTTTCGATGGATTTAGTATGGATGTTGAATACATCGTCTTTGGCCTGCTGATTCCATTTGTCGTGGAACCGGAGCGTTCGCCCAAGCTGTTGTATGCCATCGTTGCCACCAGCATCCTGCTTGGCATCGACGGGGTGTTTCAGTACATCACGAAGGTGCCGGTTCCAAACAGTTGGTCAGACGTTGGCGAACATGTCCGAACGCGCGTCTTCTCCGTGTTTGGGTCGCCGGCAGAATTCGGGGCCAACATGGAAATGGCAATCCCGATGTTATTCGCACTGCTCATGCTCGACAAACACCGCGTTCGACGCTGGTTCTACGCCATGGGCGGCGCATGCTGTCTGTGTTCGCTGCTGTTCACATATAATCGGGGGGCGTGGCTGGGGCTTTGTGTTGGGCTTTTGTTCATCGCCGTTGTGTATGAACGACGGTTGCTGCTCGTGCTCGTCATCGTAGGTGCAGTGCTGTTTTTCGTGCCGCCGATTCACCAGCGCGTCATGGACTTGTTCAGCCCCGTGTACGCCATCAAGTCGGCGCAGGGCGGCCGCCTCGTCCGCTGGGAGTCTGCCTTCGAGGCGATGACGCCGGCCCCGCTGTTTGGTGCTGGGCTGGGGCAATTCGGGGGAGCGATTGCTGCGGCCCACAACTTGTCCCTGTACTCGGACAGTTACTTTGCCAAAGTGCTGGGTGAGTCCGGCTTGGTCGGCCTGGTCCTGTTCTGCAGCATGCACATCGCGATGGTGTGGGAAATCATGCAAACCGTGGTTCGCCCGGCGCGCGGATATGACCGGATTGTGGCGTTGGCTGGACTTGCTGGAATTGTTGCGATTTTGGCGCATAGTTTTGTGGAGAACCTGTATGAGTATGCCCCAACTGTGCTACTCTACTACATGATGGCCGGACTGCTGTTGTTGTGGGGACGGATGCTGGACAACCCCGACACCCACAACCCGCCGGCGGTTGGGGCTCAGTCGACCGCTGACTGA
- the cysK gene encoding cysteine synthase A, with amino-acid sequence MTLNPRPKVAKNITELIGRTPLLRLNKVSEETGAEVLAKLEYFNPLGSVKDRIGFAMIDAAEKAGKIQPGKTTIIEPTSGNTGIALAFVSAAKGYRCILCMPETMSVERRNLLKALGAEVVLTEGAKGMKGAIARANELAQEIENSFIPQQFENPANPEIHRQTTAVEIWEDTDGAVDVFVSGIGTGGTITGVGEVLKSKKNTVQVIAVEPTDSPVLSGGNPGPHKIQGIGAGFVPGVLNTEVYDEVVQVSNDEAFAASRAVAASEGLLVGISSGAAIHAAKVVASRPENKGKTVVVILPDTGERYLSTALYNLDK; translated from the coding sequence ATGACGTTGAATCCACGTCCAAAAGTCGCGAAGAACATTACAGAACTGATTGGTAGAACCCCGCTCCTTCGACTGAACAAGGTCAGCGAAGAAACGGGCGCAGAAGTGCTCGCAAAACTGGAGTACTTCAATCCGCTGGGAAGTGTCAAGGACCGCATCGGGTTTGCCATGATTGACGCAGCCGAAAAGGCCGGAAAAATCCAGCCGGGAAAAACCACCATCATTGAGCCGACGAGCGGCAACACGGGCATTGCTTTGGCATTCGTCTCTGCTGCCAAGGGGTATCGGTGCATCCTGTGCATGCCGGAGACGATGAGCGTGGAGCGCCGCAACCTGTTGAAGGCACTGGGCGCGGAAGTCGTCCTGACCGAAGGAGCCAAAGGCATGAAGGGCGCAATTGCCCGGGCCAACGAACTGGCGCAGGAAATCGAAAACTCGTTCATCCCGCAGCAGTTTGAAAACCCAGCCAACCCGGAAATCCATCGCCAGACGACCGCCGTCGAGATTTGGGAAGACACCGACGGCGCTGTGGATGTGTTCGTCAGCGGCATTGGGACCGGCGGTACGATTACGGGCGTTGGCGAGGTGCTCAAGTCCAAGAAGAACACCGTCCAAGTGATTGCGGTGGAGCCGACCGATTCCCCGGTATTGTCCGGCGGGAACCCGGGTCCTCACAAAATTCAGGGCATCGGTGCCGGATTTGTGCCCGGCGTGTTGAACACCGAAGTCTATGATGAAGTGGTTCAGGTCAGCAACGACGAGGCGTTTGCGGCTTCCCGCGCAGTTGCCGCGTCGGAAGGGCTGCTCGTCGGCATTTCCTCTGGTGCAGCGATTCACGCCGCAAAAGTGGTTGCAAGCCGGCCGGAAAACAAGGGCAAAACCGTCGTGGTGATTCTTCCTGACACTGGCGAACGGTATCTGTCCACCGCCCTCTACAATCTCGATAAGTAA